A genomic window from Anthocerotibacter panamensis C109 includes:
- a CDS encoding ABC transporter ATP-binding/substrate-binding protein (This model describes the ATP binding subunits of ATP-binding cassette (ABC) transporters for nitrate transport, or for bicarbonate transport, in bacteria and archaea.), whose protein sequence is MTAFVAIDQVDKIFPLPDGNTYVALKNIGLTIQKGEFISLVGHSGCGKSTLLNIVAGLDNPTQGVAVLSGQPITRPGPDRMVVFQNYSLLPWLTVYENIALAVDEVLTTLSKAERHAVIQEHIQLVGLKAAIDKRPAELSGGMKQRVAIARALAIRPKLLLLDEPFGALDALTRGNLQEQLMQICEDTQATCLMVTHDVDEALLLSDRVVMLTNGPASKIGQILEVPIPRPRKRMEVVNHPSYYSLRSEILYFLDQQKRVKKMRARQQGAIGRHGLEKVNLDIGYLPLTACAPLVIAQEKGFFAKHGLDRVTLVREPNWRAVTDGMVGGFLDAAQMPAGMPLWFTLGGVEDKPLPVVTSLTLSRNGNAITFAKRFEEHGIQTLNDFKQYLQATPNQRHTLGMVHPASMHNLLLRYWLAAAGIDPDKDVDLTVIPPAQMVSNLQSGNIDGYCVGEPWNIRANLEGSGYTIATDLDIWLGHPGKVLGVQEAWALAYPNTHLALIKALLEACQFCADPAHSEEIRQILCQPAYLGTDPHYIQFSDNDPALSALGNQAHQYAHHQFYGSGLNRPSRTEQLWIMTQMARWGNVPFPRNWVEILERVCRVNDYSTAARELGLDVSYRRSSIQLFDGVPFNSDDPIAYLNSLPVKHEVYIADVVLPNPTAQAWGNA, encoded by the coding sequence ATGACTGCCTTTGTCGCAATTGACCAAGTCGATAAAATCTTCCCGCTACCCGACGGGAATACCTACGTAGCGCTCAAAAACATCGGCCTCACGATCCAAAAGGGCGAATTTATCTCGCTGGTCGGTCACTCCGGTTGCGGCAAATCGACGCTTCTGAATATTGTCGCGGGCCTCGACAACCCGACTCAGGGAGTAGCCGTCCTCTCCGGGCAGCCCATCACCCGACCGGGGCCGGACCGGATGGTGGTCTTCCAAAACTATTCACTCCTGCCCTGGCTCACGGTCTACGAAAATATTGCCCTCGCCGTCGATGAAGTGCTCACGACCCTTTCTAAAGCAGAACGGCACGCAGTCATTCAGGAGCATATCCAATTAGTCGGGCTCAAAGCCGCCATTGACAAACGCCCCGCCGAACTCTCAGGCGGGATGAAGCAGCGGGTCGCCATCGCCCGTGCTCTTGCGATCCGGCCCAAACTGTTGCTGCTCGATGAACCGTTTGGAGCCTTGGATGCTCTGACGCGGGGGAACTTGCAAGAACAGCTCATGCAGATTTGTGAGGATACTCAGGCCACCTGTTTGATGGTCACCCATGATGTAGACGAAGCGCTCTTACTCTCAGACCGGGTGGTGATGCTCACCAACGGCCCAGCCTCCAAAATTGGGCAAATTCTGGAAGTGCCGATCCCCCGCCCGCGCAAGCGTATGGAAGTGGTCAATCACCCGAGCTACTACAGTTTGAGGAGTGAAATTCTTTACTTTCTTGACCAGCAGAAGCGGGTCAAAAAAATGCGTGCCCGTCAGCAAGGAGCCATCGGACGCCATGGTCTGGAGAAGGTCAATCTGGACATCGGCTACTTGCCCTTGACCGCTTGCGCCCCGCTGGTCATCGCCCAAGAGAAGGGCTTCTTTGCCAAGCATGGCCTGGATCGGGTGACCCTGGTGCGCGAACCCAACTGGCGGGCGGTCACCGATGGCATGGTGGGCGGTTTCCTCGATGCCGCACAGATGCCCGCCGGGATGCCGCTTTGGTTCACCTTGGGCGGGGTAGAGGACAAGCCCTTGCCCGTCGTCACGTCCTTGACCCTCTCGCGCAACGGCAACGCGATCACCTTCGCTAAACGCTTCGAGGAGCACGGAATTCAGACCCTAAACGATTTCAAACAATACCTCCAAGCCACACCCAACCAGCGCCATACCCTGGGCATGGTCCATCCCGCCTCGATGCACAATCTCCTCTTGCGCTATTGGCTCGCGGCGGCGGGCATTGACCCGGACAAAGACGTGGACCTGACTGTGATCCCACCGGCTCAAATGGTCTCTAACCTCCAGTCGGGGAATATCGACGGCTACTGTGTCGGCGAGCCCTGGAACATCCGCGCCAACCTGGAGGGCAGTGGCTATACTATCGCTACCGACCTGGACATCTGGCTCGGGCATCCCGGCAAAGTGCTGGGGGTGCAGGAAGCCTGGGCGCTGGCCTATCCCAATACCCATCTCGCCCTGATCAAAGCGCTTTTAGAAGCCTGTCAGTTTTGCGCCGACCCCGCCCACAGCGAGGAGATCCGCCAGATCCTCTGCCAGCCCGCCTACCTGGGCACCGACCCCCATTACATCCAGTTCTCCGACAACGACCCCGCCCTGAGTGCCCTGGGGAATCAAGCCCACCAGTATGCCCACCACCAGTTTTATGGGAGCGGGCTCAACCGTCCGAGCCGCACCGAACAACTCTGGATCATGACCCAGATGGCCCGTTGGGGCAATGTTCCCTTTCCGCGTAACTGGGTGGAAATTTTGGAGCGCGTCTGCCGGGTCAACGACTACAGCACCGCCGCCCGCGAATTGGGCTTGGACGTGAGCTACCGCCGCAGTTCAATTCAACTTTTTGATGGCGTACCTTTCAACAGCGACGACCCCATCGCCTACCTCAACAGCCTGCCGGTCAAGCACGAAGTCTATATCGCCGATGTCGTGCTGCCCAATCCCACCGCCCAAGCTTGGGGCAACGCCTGA
- a CDS encoding carbonic anhydrase, whose product MSEHELVYLSRRDLVKFAGLGFLGSALGLGGIQPVAAVTDLSADQALERLMEGNKRFIAGKAIGVDRSLNRVQEVAKGQNPFAVLLSCADSRVPGELLFDQGFGDLFVTRVAGNFIDDNLLGSIEFAAQVLGAPLIFVLGHERCGAVQAAVSAVKEGKTFPGHLANFVEAIRPAAESVKDQPGDLVENTIKANVLRQVERLKRSQPILSKLVDAGKLKVVGGRYDLDTGEVTLFT is encoded by the coding sequence ATGAGTGAGCACGAGTTGGTTTATCTCTCCCGTCGCGATCTGGTTAAGTTTGCTGGTTTAGGTTTTTTGGGTAGCGCTCTGGGTTTAGGAGGTATCCAACCCGTTGCTGCTGTGACCGATTTGAGCGCAGACCAAGCCCTTGAGCGCCTGATGGAAGGCAACAAGCGGTTTATCGCCGGGAAAGCCATTGGTGTAGACCGCAGTCTCAATCGCGTGCAAGAGGTAGCGAAGGGCCAAAATCCCTTTGCCGTCCTACTCAGTTGCGCCGACTCCCGTGTGCCTGGTGAGTTGCTCTTTGACCAGGGCTTTGGGGACCTCTTTGTGACCCGCGTGGCCGGGAACTTTATCGACGACAACCTGCTCGGCAGCATCGAGTTTGCCGCTCAGGTGCTCGGTGCCCCCCTCATTTTTGTGCTCGGTCACGAACGCTGTGGAGCGGTACAGGCGGCTGTTTCTGCTGTGAAAGAAGGCAAGACTTTTCCAGGCCATCTAGCGAACTTTGTAGAGGCGATCCGCCCCGCCGCTGAGAGCGTCAAAGACCAACCCGGTGACCTAGTTGAGAACACGATCAAGGCCAATGTGCTCCGTCAAGTCGAGCGGCTCAAACGCTCCCAGCCGATTCTCAGCAAGCTGGTAGACGCAGGCAAACTCAAAGTCGTCGGGGGCCGCTACGACCTGGATACGGGTGAAGTGACGCTTTTCACCTGA
- the ntrB gene encoding nitrate ABC transporter permease has protein sequence MTASLSKKSVPAFRFTVPASKDLPQLIAPVVGIALFLGIWQVLTASPESIMPGPIKVITDTWGLIINPFYQGTGTDQGLFWQIAASLKRVAIGFSLAALVGVGLGIAIGASPLVYAAFDPLFQVLRTIPPLAWLPIALAAIQQSEPAALFVIFITAIWPIVINTAVGVQQIPQDYNNVARVLQLSKVKYFFKILLPSALPYIFTGLRIGVGLSWLAIVAAEMLIGGVGIGFFIWDAYNAAKISDIVLALLYVGLVGLALDRLVSWVGKLIIGPA, from the coding sequence ATGACCGCCAGCCTTTCTAAAAAGTCTGTACCCGCCTTTCGTTTCACCGTACCCGCTAGCAAAGACCTGCCCCAATTGATTGCTCCGGTGGTGGGGATTGCGCTTTTCTTGGGTATCTGGCAGGTGCTCACCGCCAGCCCCGAATCCATCATGCCCGGTCCCATCAAGGTCATCACCGACACTTGGGGCTTGATCATCAACCCCTTTTACCAAGGAACCGGCACCGACCAGGGCCTCTTCTGGCAAATTGCCGCCAGCCTAAAGCGGGTTGCCATCGGCTTCTCCTTGGCGGCCCTGGTCGGCGTTGGGCTGGGGATTGCGATTGGCGCAAGCCCCCTAGTCTATGCGGCCTTTGACCCCTTGTTTCAGGTGCTCAGGACGATCCCGCCTTTGGCCTGGTTACCTATCGCGCTAGCGGCGATTCAACAATCCGAACCGGCAGCCCTGTTCGTGATTTTTATTACCGCTATCTGGCCCATCGTGATCAATACCGCCGTAGGGGTTCAGCAGATCCCTCAGGACTACAACAACGTCGCCAGGGTCTTGCAGTTGTCCAAGGTCAAGTACTTCTTCAAGATCCTCCTGCCCTCAGCCCTGCCCTACATCTTTACGGGGTTGCGCATCGGGGTCGGGCTCTCCTGGCTCGCCATCGTCGCGGCGGAAATGCTCATCGGTGGTGTTGGCATCGGCTTTTTCATCTGGGACGCCTACAACGCCGCCAAGATCAGTGACATCGTACTGGCGCTACTCTATGTCGGTCTAGTCGGTCTGGCCCTTGACCGCTTGGTGAGCTGGGTCGGCAAGCTCATTATTGGCCCCGCCTAA
- a CDS encoding CmpA/NrtA family ABC transporter substrate-binding protein, giving the protein MSCEPLTLSNESPQTATHEPNTRQDHAWLSRRGFLFSAGAVLAQPGYVAAADTPETTAVKVGFVGQTDAAPIIIAKEKGFFAKYGLKDAEIAKQPSWGVTRDNLELGSAGGGLDIAMVLRPMPFLMALGAVTKGNKKIPMVVPIQLNIDGQGITVSNEFRAENLRLDTSVMKTKVMKAKGEKYKFASTFKGGTSDLMMRYWLAAGGVDPDKDVESIIVPGPQLVANMKVGNLSGFCVGDPWHNRAIREKIGYTAFVSGEMWKDHPEKALTMRADWASKNPKTAQAVVAAIQEAQRWCDQPENRTDLMQILSQRAYCNVPVADMIRLTGLVDYGDGRPVVKNSPYVMRFWKANASYPFENADIWFLTENVRWGFLPPNFDAIRKVVTEVNRQDIWRSAAKLASIPTSDIPKKIVRDEVFFDGLKFNMNNPVAYLKGLEIKRVSV; this is encoded by the coding sequence ATGTCTTGTGAGCCGCTGACACTATCTAATGAGTCGCCGCAAACGGCGACCCATGAACCGAATACGCGTCAGGACCATGCATGGTTGTCGCGCCGGGGGTTTTTGTTCTCAGCAGGCGCGGTACTGGCCCAACCGGGCTACGTCGCTGCGGCTGACACCCCGGAGACCACTGCCGTCAAGGTTGGCTTTGTAGGTCAAACGGATGCCGCCCCGATCATCATTGCCAAAGAGAAAGGTTTTTTCGCCAAGTACGGCCTAAAAGATGCTGAAATTGCCAAGCAGCCCTCCTGGGGCGTGACCCGCGACAATCTTGAACTGGGTTCTGCCGGGGGTGGGCTGGATATTGCCATGGTGCTGCGGCCCATGCCTTTCTTGATGGCCCTGGGTGCGGTGACCAAAGGGAACAAAAAAATTCCGATGGTGGTCCCTATCCAACTCAATATCGACGGACAGGGCATCACGGTCTCTAACGAATTTCGGGCCGAAAACCTCCGGCTAGATACCTCGGTCATGAAGACCAAGGTTATGAAGGCCAAGGGGGAGAAGTACAAGTTCGCCAGTACTTTTAAGGGGGGCACCAGCGACCTGATGATGCGCTACTGGCTGGCTGCGGGGGGCGTTGACCCGGACAAAGACGTGGAGAGCATCATTGTCCCTGGCCCACAACTGGTCGCCAATATGAAAGTGGGCAACCTATCGGGATTTTGTGTCGGCGACCCCTGGCACAACCGCGCTATCCGCGAAAAGATTGGCTACACCGCCTTTGTCAGTGGCGAAATGTGGAAGGACCATCCCGAAAAGGCCCTGACGATGCGGGCGGACTGGGCCAGCAAAAATCCCAAAACGGCCCAGGCGGTAGTTGCAGCGATTCAAGAGGCCCAGCGTTGGTGCGACCAACCTGAGAACCGTACTGATCTGATGCAAATCCTCTCTCAGCGCGCCTACTGTAATGTGCCGGTGGCGGACATGATTCGCCTCACGGGGTTAGTGGACTACGGCGATGGTCGTCCCGTAGTCAAAAACAGCCCCTATGTGATGCGCTTCTGGAAAGCTAATGCTTCCTATCCCTTTGAAAATGCCGACATCTGGTTTTTGACCGAAAACGTGCGTTGGGGCTTCTTGCCACCCAACTTTGACGCCATCCGCAAGGTGGTCACCGAGGTCAACCGTCAGGATATTTGGCGCTCAGCAGCTAAACTCGCCAGCATTCCCACCAGTGACATCCCCAAAAAAATCGTCCGCGACGAGGTTTTCTTTGATGGGCTGAAGTTCAACATGAACAACCCTGTCGCTTACCTCAAGGGTCTCGAAATCAAGCGTGTCTCTGTCTAA
- a CDS encoding pentapeptide repeat-containing protein: MVDPTGRDFKGQVLSGADLRGRDLSGANFTGADLSQSDLSGADLSGASLRKANLRASLVRVRLIGADLRGADLRGADLRGADLSGAIVQGASFAGAFLNGAVLAGLNLSGADLRLADLRGADLSAANLEGADLRGANLGGANLEEAHLEGTLLGEALLHGTRLHGANLLCADLEAADLSGADLSGAVLRGTVLD; the protein is encoded by the coding sequence ATGGTTGATCCTACCGGACGCGATTTCAAAGGCCAAGTCCTGAGCGGGGCGGACCTGCGCGGTCGAGACCTGAGCGGGGCCAATTTCACGGGCGCGGATCTTTCTCAGAGCGACCTGAGCGGGGCGGACTTGAGTGGAGCTTCTCTGCGCAAAGCCAATCTGCGGGCCAGTCTGGTGCGGGTGCGTCTGATTGGGGCGGATTTGCGTGGTGCGGACCTGCGCGGGGCAGACCTGCGCGGGGCAGACTTGAGTGGGGCCATTGTCCAAGGAGCCAGCTTCGCCGGGGCTTTCTTGAACGGAGCGGTCCTGGCAGGATTGAATCTGAGCGGAGCTGATCTACGGCTGGCGGACTTGCGCGGCGCGGACCTGAGCGCAGCCAACCTGGAAGGAGCAGACCTGCGCGGGGCCAACTTGGGTGGAGCCAATCTGGAAGAAGCTCACTTGGAAGGTACGTTGTTGGGGGAAGCACTCCTGCACGGCACTCGGCTCCATGGCGCGAACTTGCTTTGTGCAGACCTTGAGGCAGCAGACCTGAGCGGTGCAGACCTGAGTGGCGCAGTCTTGCGCGGAACGGTCTTAGACTGA
- a CDS encoding HD domain-containing phosphohydrolase, which translates to MSSDSILHQLRARVGQLPQNYGVYYKNTLVALCHAMEDHILETKNHPLVLTTFQRGKWYLQEANRYRDLAHCAHEVVIMATPDSGFLQHETALLPNVHLVGLDPEDPVTQEWNLLILARDYQAMVLCEELSIADYGKEGMPAEDSERKFYGLWTFDKHLVEEALQIHLDRVHRYNPALVPHLQATIERIAQEPLTHHTDMNVVVSRIVNYLQTSQMQLVTLNRQRQVFEQLESEGNKLNKNLTANKLQAFLRMAQHVDDQDPHNPNASWQVAALCETLGQLLDLPSLALRRLRLAGLLFRVGLAQMPPEVFLKSERERNDSESAMWNAHPQIAARLLQSMPELNAVTRIITHQKEWWDGTGRPDGLRGEAIPLESRVLGLVASFQRLTMPRGSRPVLSLGDALARCQELSGTRWDPQLVALLTHVVKLAQMGLLKLPTHPQGVSWLAESIHG; encoded by the coding sequence ATGTCGTCAGACTCTATCCTTCACCAGCTCAGAGCGCGGGTCGGGCAACTTCCCCAAAACTATGGGGTTTACTACAAGAACACCTTGGTGGCTTTGTGCCATGCCATGGAAGACCATATCCTCGAAACCAAGAACCACCCACTCGTCTTGACGACGTTTCAGCGGGGTAAGTGGTACCTCCAGGAGGCCAACCGCTACCGTGACCTTGCCCATTGCGCCCATGAGGTCGTGATCATGGCGACTCCAGACAGTGGCTTTCTGCAACACGAGACCGCCTTGCTCCCCAACGTGCACTTGGTGGGTCTGGACCCCGAGGACCCCGTGACCCAGGAATGGAACCTGCTGATCCTGGCTCGGGACTATCAAGCCATGGTCCTATGCGAGGAATTGAGCATAGCCGACTACGGCAAAGAGGGGATGCCCGCCGAGGATAGCGAGCGCAAGTTCTACGGGTTGTGGACGTTTGATAAGCATCTGGTCGAAGAGGCGCTCCAGATCCATCTCGACCGTGTCCATCGCTATAATCCGGCATTAGTCCCGCACCTCCAGGCGACCATAGAGCGTATTGCTCAGGAACCCTTGACCCATCACACGGATATGAATGTAGTCGTCTCGCGGATCGTCAACTACCTCCAGACCAGCCAGATGCAACTGGTGACCCTAAACCGTCAGCGGCAGGTCTTCGAGCAGTTGGAGTCCGAGGGCAATAAGCTCAACAAAAACCTCACCGCCAACAAGCTCCAAGCGTTCTTGCGCATGGCCCAGCACGTAGACGACCAGGACCCCCACAATCCCAATGCTTCCTGGCAAGTAGCCGCCCTGTGCGAGACTTTGGGGCAACTGTTGGACCTGCCTAGTCTGGCCCTGCGCCGTCTGCGTCTCGCCGGACTCTTGTTTCGAGTGGGATTGGCCCAGATGCCGCCTGAGGTCTTCCTCAAAAGCGAACGGGAGCGCAATGACAGCGAGTCCGCTATGTGGAACGCCCACCCGCAGATTGCGGCCCGTCTACTCCAGTCGATGCCTGAACTCAATGCTGTGACCCGCATCATCACCCATCAAAAAGAATGGTGGGATGGCACAGGCCGCCCGGATGGGCTGAGGGGCGAAGCCATTCCCCTGGAGTCGCGGGTCTTGGGGCTGGTGGCGTCATTCCAACGGCTGACGATGCCGAGGGGTTCGCGTCCGGTACTGAGTCTGGGGGATGCGCTCGCCCGCTGCCAGGAGTTGAGCGGGACCCGCTGGGACCCGCAGTTGGTCGCGTTATTGACCCATGTGGTGAAGTTGGCACAAATGGGCCTATTAAAACTGCCGACCCATCCGCAGGGAGTCAGCTGGCTAGCTGAGAGCATCCATGGTTGA
- a CDS encoding TonB-dependent receptor plug domain-containing protein translates to MSISTRAALPYCLFLLGFTPPLSAQDAPAKTGVLSLPAFVEQKIELNQPVTTPLRRESTLRDATRPAYVVTREELEAQGTLTVDEALKYLPGIRTEGTAGGQVGALSAQIARGGSSAQVLILLDGRPINDLGGFGGFDLSQFSTDALEQIEVVPSGASTLHGADAVGGVVNLITRKATTKDRLAASVGVGSFGLNSQALRFSGSRGPVSWSLGYQRLRADSSFAYTINTPTTFEGLDAGGNPQFGTTRQPVAGVRQNADVTENNLDGRIDWHIDSRNRLGVSVLWLDKNLGVPGGIPITTDSVGNPDFGSFGGFNGLTLQSRQFTGSIFTQLQWESDLGEGDDSRLTARIYGDLLNLRFVDRFNNGDFNNRSDTQSTSLGAQVQHTWQISPGQTLTYGLDYRTVSARSTSLSADGSNALNYDSSYSQGALFVQDELRLTPEWTTVLGVRQDLNTTGSQTNPSVGARWQVTPTTALRGNYARSFRAPVISSVAGFGVFQVGNPTVRPERADSYDIGIDQKIGNIGLLRFTYYTNTIADLNQFTFDPNTFLGRVENLGLTRAQGIETSLDFQVVENVYLGANYTTVDARILDDPDPTLVGKNLFFRPNVFNVNLTYQNRYGWYAGVFVRTVGSFFTTSDNLESLPGYTTVDLKFQWPLAPSLALNLGVNNLLDQRFEESPGFPGLGLDVRAALKWSFTP, encoded by the coding sequence ATGTCTATCTCCACCCGTGCGGCCCTGCCGTATTGCTTGTTCCTGCTAGGCTTCACTCCGCCCTTATCAGCCCAGGATGCTCCTGCGAAAACGGGCGTGCTCAGCCTGCCCGCTTTTGTTGAACAAAAAATCGAACTCAACCAACCCGTCACCACGCCTCTCAGACGTGAATCCACCCTCCGGGACGCCACCCGTCCCGCCTATGTCGTCACCCGCGAAGAACTGGAAGCTCAAGGCACGCTCACTGTGGATGAAGCGCTCAAATACTTGCCTGGAATTCGCACCGAAGGGACAGCCGGAGGACAGGTGGGGGCACTCAGTGCGCAGATTGCACGCGGAGGAAGCTCGGCGCAGGTGCTGATTCTGTTGGATGGGCGGCCCATCAACGATTTGGGAGGCTTTGGAGGATTTGACCTGTCCCAATTCTCGACGGATGCTCTTGAACAAATCGAGGTCGTGCCTAGTGGAGCCTCGACCCTACATGGGGCTGATGCAGTGGGCGGGGTCGTCAACCTCATCACCCGTAAAGCCACGACTAAGGACCGACTAGCCGCTAGTGTCGGGGTGGGCAGCTTTGGACTCAACAGCCAAGCCCTGCGTTTCTCCGGGAGTCGGGGTCCGGTTAGCTGGAGTTTGGGCTATCAAAGATTGCGTGCAGACAGTAGCTTTGCCTACACAATCAACACGCCCACTACTTTTGAAGGGCTCGATGCCGGGGGCAATCCCCAATTTGGCACGACGCGTCAGCCTGTTGCTGGAGTGCGCCAAAATGCCGATGTCACCGAAAATAACCTCGATGGGCGCATCGACTGGCACATTGACTCACGCAATCGCTTGGGCGTGAGTGTCCTCTGGCTCGACAAAAACCTGGGCGTTCCCGGCGGTATTCCCATCACCACCGACAGCGTGGGGAATCCTGACTTTGGCTCTTTTGGCGGGTTTAACGGACTCACGCTCCAAAGTCGTCAGTTTACAGGCAGTATCTTTACCCAACTGCAATGGGAAAGCGACTTGGGCGAGGGGGATGACTCGCGGCTCACCGCCCGCATCTACGGCGACCTGCTCAATTTGCGCTTTGTGGACCGCTTCAACAATGGCGACTTTAACAACCGCTCCGACACCCAAAGCACGAGCCTCGGTGCGCAGGTCCAACATACATGGCAGATTAGCCCCGGACAGACCCTTACCTATGGCCTCGACTACCGCACTGTTAGTGCCCGGAGTACCAGCCTTTCTGCCGACGGGTCCAATGCGCTCAACTACGACAGCAGCTACAGCCAAGGGGCGCTCTTCGTGCAGGATGAATTGCGCCTGACCCCGGAATGGACAACGGTTTTGGGTGTCCGCCAAGACCTCAACACCACCGGCAGTCAGACCAATCCCAGCGTTGGAGCCCGTTGGCAAGTCACGCCCACCACTGCGCTTCGGGGCAACTACGCCCGCAGCTTCCGCGCACCGGTTATCTCTAGTGTTGCCGGATTTGGGGTCTTTCAGGTGGGCAATCCCACCGTCCGCCCGGAGCGTGCCGACAGCTACGACATCGGGATTGACCAAAAAATTGGGAATATTGGCCTACTGCGCTTCACCTACTACACCAATACGATTGCCGACCTCAACCAATTCACTTTTGACCCCAATACCTTTTTGGGCCGGGTGGAGAATTTGGGCCTGACCCGCGCACAGGGTATTGAGACGAGCTTGGACTTCCAGGTAGTGGAGAACGTCTATTTGGGAGCCAACTACACCACAGTCGATGCCCGTATTCTGGACGACCCCGACCCGACCCTGGTAGGCAAAAATCTGTTTTTTCGCCCCAATGTTTTCAACGTCAATCTGACCTACCAGAACCGCTATGGTTGGTATGCAGGGGTCTTTGTGCGCACGGTGGGGTCTTTTTTCACGACTAGCGACAACCTCGAATCCCTGCCGGGTTATACCACAGTGGACCTGAAATTCCAATGGCCTCTAGCTCCTAGCCTTGCGCTCAACCTGGGGGTCAACAACCTCCTAGACCAGCGCTTTGAGGAATCCCCCGGTTTTCCGGGCCTAGGGCTCGACGTCCGGGCGGCGCTGAAGTGGAGTTTTACCCCATGA
- a CDS encoding WD40 repeat domain-containing protein, with translation MNRLLCFLLVLCSAQPLAAQPLTIPLPAPQRVMNSYNWDEYTYESVRFSPSGQEVAVASDDGLLWLFDTNTGQKRWQTSLGNNVRLRGLAFAPDGQTLYTGEQSLEVQIQAVNVRDGQVRWRYRAKEDLKGEVGQGTFAGVNRDLAVDRTGNLYLMTYWTVFGGAQPVARTQVVSLDPRGHVRWRYPKTPFETTVGGGVSVSPDGRWVAAVTGDFVRDYAKDKSRGLTTLLLDSSTGTLVQSRLLPPVARTIAPVCPPAFSPDSKSLMTLGGNGQAVLYALGKTGATLTPLWQKQFSQPKGPVTVYYKFLLAPALERWLVMAGTTAPLPGAQDEDPKTEHPDSNTVFLLDQTGNVRNRWHVASLDRPPIWLAQTLALPIAQNTVGVQKPGLALISLKTGKLAQPVSTQGAIIAVDVTPKHYAALEVPLHLPEGNTIGQHRLYLGATITPDNLKTNKH, from the coding sequence ATGAACCGTCTGTTGTGTTTTCTGTTGGTTCTTTGTAGTGCGCAACCCCTTGCGGCGCAACCCCTCACAATCCCCTTGCCTGCCCCGCAGCGGGTGATGAATAGCTACAACTGGGACGAATACACCTACGAGAGCGTCCGCTTTAGCCCCTCGGGTCAGGAGGTGGCGGTCGCTTCAGATGATGGGCTACTGTGGCTTTTTGACACCAACACCGGACAAAAACGCTGGCAGACCAGTCTCGGCAACAATGTCCGTCTACGCGGGCTCGCCTTCGCTCCTGATGGGCAGACGCTCTACACCGGAGAACAGAGCCTAGAGGTCCAAATTCAGGCAGTGAACGTCCGTGATGGTCAGGTGCGCTGGCGCTACCGGGCCAAAGAAGACCTCAAAGGCGAAGTCGGTCAGGGAACTTTCGCTGGGGTCAACCGGGACTTAGCTGTAGACCGCACGGGGAACCTTTACCTCATGACCTATTGGACTGTCTTTGGGGGAGCGCAGCCCGTCGCCCGGACACAGGTGGTGAGCCTCGATCCGCGCGGTCACGTCCGCTGGCGCTATCCCAAGACACCCTTCGAGACCACTGTTGGCGGGGGCGTGAGCGTGAGCCCGGATGGACGCTGGGTAGCCGCCGTCACAGGGGATTTTGTGCGCGACTATGCCAAGGATAAGAGCCGGGGGCTGACCACCCTCCTGCTGGATAGCAGCACCGGGACGTTGGTACAGAGCCGTCTGCTCCCGCCCGTGGCGCGGACCATCGCCCCTGTCTGTCCTCCAGCCTTCAGCCCCGACAGCAAAAGCCTCATGACCCTAGGCGGGAATGGTCAGGCTGTGCTCTATGCTCTGGGCAAAACGGGCGCAACCCTCACCCCCCTCTGGCAAAAACAGTTCTCCCAACCCAAAGGTCCGGTCACGGTCTACTACAAATTCCTTCTCGCACCCGCTCTTGAGCGCTGGCTGGTTATGGCTGGGACCACCGCCCCTCTCCCCGGTGCGCAAGACGAAGACCCCAAAACGGAGCATCCCGACAGCAACACGGTTTTCCTGCTCGACCAGACGGGCAACGTCCGCAACCGTTGGCATGTGGCAAGCCTAGACCGCCCTCCCATCTGGCTTGCTCAAACTCTAGCGCTCCCTATCGCCCAAAATACCGTCGGTGTTCAAAAACCGGGATTGGCGCTGATTTCTCTCAAAACCGGGAAACTTGCACAACCGGTCTCGACGCAAGGAGCCATCATCGCCGTGGACGTGACCCCCAAGCACTACGCCGCGCTAGAAGTGCCGCTGCACCTCCCGGAGGGCAACACCATCGGGCAGCACCGACTGTACCTCGGGGCAACGATTACCCCAGACAATCTCAAGACCAACAAACACTAG